Proteins from a genomic interval of Choristoneura fumiferana chromosome 12, NRCan_CFum_1, whole genome shotgun sequence:
- the Rheb gene encoding ras homolog enriched in brain, with product MPSKQRKIAMMGYRSVGKSSLIIQFVEGQFVDSYDPTIENTFTKFIRLNSTEYEVKLVDTAGQDEFSIFPLQYSMDFHGYVLVYSINSSKSFQIVQVIYDKLLDMVGKIHVPIVLVGNKTDLHLERKISTDEGKRLAEKWKAAFVETSAKRNESVADLFHAILLEIERSDGHIKESSSGCVLC from the exons ATGCCATCCAAGCAAAGAAAAATCGCAATGATGGGATACAGATCTGTTG GTAAATCCTCGCTAATTATTCAATTTGTAGAAGGACAATTTGTTGATTCTTATGACCCGACCATTGAAaata CTTTTACGAAGTTTATCCGCCTAAACTCAACGGAGTATGAAGTAAAGCTGGTGGATACAGCTGGTCAAGATGAGTTCAGCATATTCCCACTTCAGTATAGCATGGACTTCCATGGATATGTCCTGGTCTACTCCATCAACTCTAGTAAAAGCTTTCAAATTGTACAAGTAATTTATGATAAATTACTTGACATGGTAGGAAAGATACA TGTTCCCATAGTATTAGTTGGAAACAAAACAGATCTCCATCTCGAGAGAAAAATCAGCACAGATGAGGGGAAGAGACTTGCAGAGAAGTGGAAGGCTGCATTTGTGGAAACCAGTGCTAAAAGAAATGAG TCAGTTGCTGATTTGTTCCATGCCATATTGCTGGAGATAGAGCGGTCCGACGGTCACATAAAAGAAAGCAGTAGTGGGTGTGTTTTGTGTTAA
- the Vta1 gene encoding vesicle trafficking 1, whose product MANIPECPPSLKSIQHYLKVASEHENRDPVVAYWCRLHALQVGLKTTTKKTPDETKVLMSLMDWLEEAKKTYKDNEAVTNEVAGQAHLENYALRLFLFADKQDREQSYGKNMVKAFYTAGMIYDVLTTFGDLTDEAAQNRKYAKWKAAYIHNCLKNGEAPVPGPIQSEGGEPEDSLPNEEPAPSGLTQAPGFTPAAPSPASLPTVPSSFSNSLPDPNLAMRAASQLPPVPYTPDPNPGGFVPYDPSQQPAPTSLYGDTTTSVAQLTPEQIAKAQKYCKWASSALNYEDIKTAITNLTNALELLHTGRDPA is encoded by the exons ATGGCAAACATTCCCGAGTGCCCGCCCAGTTTGAAGTCAATTCAACATTATTTGAAAGTTGCGTCAGAACATGAGAATAGAGATCCAGTTGTGGCCTATTGGTGCAGGCTTCATGCTTTACAAGTTGGCCTGAAAACAACTACAAAGAAAACACCAGATGAGACAAAGGTTTTAATGT CTTTGATGGACTGGTTGGAAGAAGCGAAGAAGACATACAAAGATAATGAGGCAGTGACCAATGAGGTCGCAGGACAGGCTCATCTAGAGAACTATGCTTTGAGACTATTCCTTTTTGCTGACAAACAGGATAGGGAACAAAGTTATGGAAA AAATATGGTAAAAGCATTTTACACAGCAGGCATGATTTACGACGTTCTCACTACATTCGGTGATCTGACAGATGAAGCAGCTCAGAATAGGAAATATGCCAAGTGGAAAGCTGCTTACATCCACAACTGTTTGAAGAATGGAGAGGCACCAGTTCCTG GGCCGATACAATCTGAAGGAGGCGAACCAGAGGACAGTTTACCTAATGAGGAACCAGCGCCATCTGGTTTAACGCAGGCGCCCGGCTTCACACCCGCGGCGCCCTCGCCCGCCTCGCTGCCGACCGTCCCCAGTAGCTTCAGCAACTCATTACCAGACCCCAACCTGGCTATGCGCGCGGCGTCTCAGCTGCCTCCTGTACCATACACGCCAGACCCTAACCCCGGCGGATTTGTCCCTTACGACCCTTCACAGCAACCAGCACCAACATCATTGTACGGGGACACCACCACAAGCGTGGCCCAGCTGACGCCTGAACAAATCGCAAAAGCGCAGAAGTATTGCAAGTGGGCAAGTAGTGCACTCAACTATGAAGATATCAAAACGGCTATTACAAATCTCACTAACGCCCTAGAATTATTGCATACTGGACGGGATCCTGCTTGA